In Zonotrichia leucophrys gambelii isolate GWCS_2022_RI chromosome 8, RI_Zleu_2.0, whole genome shotgun sequence, one genomic interval encodes:
- the OLFML2B gene encoding olfactomedin-like protein 2B isoform X2 yields MARPLPLLLCLAALGAGCRAESQPAGTAGPSAEPLQDEADNQENILSQLLGDYDKVKAVSEGSDCRCKCLVRPLGRGACQRINEGAFRAEDFYTVETITSGPSCKCACVAPPSALNPCEGDFRLKKLREAESSDLKLSSIVEMLESAFYGLDLLKLHSVTTKLVGRVERLEEGMSRNRTQEGQRAGASGEEALQDPPGRANCSRLLSNSLADIEGSLQRDAEAAYAHSEGKYEERFLKDETISQQINSVESLPELHLSLEEKKPEQLLQRKLRVRSRPPSKPTIVRGVTYYKAQSTESENDIEEQPDELFSGDNTVDLLIEDQLLRPSSRAGEPVRKPSPVGWPPTPGIAPTTVPAAGTAVTPTVPLSPATPEPTAMNRLTPALEAVTAPAGLAQEGTPQLPGTASTGVATATENLLVATPTGGWGDTEPSPGAWVQANTPATPVSPAIPATPKEGLEEEDIRNIIGRCKDTLSTISGPTTQNTYGRNEGAWMKDPLAQEERIYVTNYYYGNTLVEFRNLDNFKQGRWSNSYKLPYSWIGTGHVVYNGSFYYNRAFTRNIIKYDLKQRYVAAWAMLHDVAYEESTPWRWRGHSDVDFAVDENGLWVIYPAISYEGFNQEVIVLSKLNAADLSTQKETTWRTGLRKNFYGNCFVICGVLYAVDSYNKRNANISYAFDTHTNTQIIPRLLFENEYAYTTQIDYNPKDRLLYAWDNGHQVTYHVIFAY; encoded by the exons ATGGCTCggccgctgccgctgctgctctgcctggccgCGCTGGGCGCCGGCTGCCGGGCGGAGAGCCAGCCCGCCGGCACGGCCGGGCCCTCGGCCGAGCCGCTGCAGGACGAGGCGGACAACCAGGAGAACATCCTCTCGCAG CTGCTAGGTGACTACGACAAGGTGAAGGCGGTGTCCGAGGGCTCCGACTGCCGCTGCAAATGCCTGGTCAGGCCCCTGGGCCGCGGCGCCTGCCAGAGGATTAACGAGGGCGCCTTCAGAGCCGAGGACTTTTACACGGTGGAAACCATCACGTCAGGGCCCAGCTGCAAGTGTGCGTGCGTGGCCCCCCCCTCAGCTCTCAACCCTTGCGAGGGCGACTTCAGGCTGAAGAAGCTGCGGGAGGCAGAAAGCAGCGACCTGAAG CTCTCCTCCATCGTCGAGATGCTGGAAAGTGCTTTTTATGGCTTAGACCTTCTGAAGCTGCACTCAGTCACGACCAAGCTGGTGGGTCGGGTGGAGAGGCTCGAGGAG GGCATGTCCAGGAACCGGACGCAGGAAGGCCAGCGGGCCGGAGCCAGCGGggaggaggctctgcaggaTCCCCCTGGCAGGGCAAACTGCTCCAGGCTCCTCAGCAACAGCCTGGCCGACATCGAGGGCTCTCTGCAGCGGGACGCCGAGGCTGCCTACGCCCACTCGGAG GGGAAATATGAAGAAAGATTCCTGAAGGATGAAACCATCTCCCAGCAGATCAACTCTGTGGAATCCCTCCCGGAGCTGCACCTCTCTCTGGAGGAGAAGAAGCCTGAGCAGCTCTTGCAGAGGAAGCTGCGGGTGAGGAGCCGGCCTCCTTCCAAGCCCACCATTGTCCGAGGGGTCACCTACTACAAAGCCCAGTCCACCGAGTCAGAGAATGACATCGAGGAGCAAC CGGACGAGCTCTTCAGCGGGGACAACACGGTGGATCTGCTGATAGAGGACCAGCTCCTGcggcccagcagcagggcaggcgaGCCCGTGAGAAAGCCCTCCCCAGTGGGGTGGCCGCCCACCCCTGGCATAGCTCCCACCACCGTGCCAGCTGCGGGCACTGCTGTGACACCCACGGTGCCGCTGTCCCCTGCCACGCCAGAGCCCACCGCCATGAACCGGCTGACCCCCGCCCTGGAGGCCGTCACTGCcccggcagggctggcacaggaggggaccccacagctgccaggcacGGCCAGCACAGGGGTGGCCACAGCCACAGAGAACTTGCTCGTGGCCACCCCCACTGGAGGCTGGGGTGACACGGAGCCCAGCCCGGGAGCTTGGGTCCAGGCAAACACCCCCGCAACGCCGGTGAGCCCGGCCATCCCTGCCACGCCAAAGGAGggcctggaggaggaggacatcAGGAACATCATTG GGCGCTGCAAGGACACACTGTCCACCATCTCGGGGCCCACCACCCAGAACACCTACGGGCGCAATGAGGGAGCCTGGATGAAGGACCCCCTGGCCCAGGAGGAGCGGATCTATGTCACCAATTACTACTATGGAAACACACTGGTGGAGTTCAGGAACCTTGACAACTTCAAGCAAG GTCGCTGGAGCAACTCCTACAAGCTCCCGTACAGCTGGATTGGGACAGGGCACGTTGTCTACAACGGTTCCTTCTACTACAACCGGGCCTTCACGCGCAACATCATCAAGTACGACCTGAAGCAGCGCTACGTGGCCGCCTGGGCCATGCTGCACGACGTGGCCTACGAGGAGTCCACCCCGTGGCGGTGGCGAGGCCACTCGGACGTGGACTTTGCCGTGGACGAGAACGGCCTGTGGGTCATCTACCCGGCCATCAGCTACGAGGGTTTCAACCAGGAGGTGATCGTGCTGAGCAAGCTGAACGCGGCCGACCTCAGCACCCAGAAGGAGACCACGTGGCGGACGGGGCTGCGCAAGAACTTCTACGGGAACTGCTTTGTCATCTGTGGGGTCCTGTACGCGGTCGACAGCTACAACAAGAGGAACGCCAACATCTCCTACGCCTTTGACACGCACACCAACACGCAGATCATCCCCAGGCTGCTCTTTGAGAACGAGTACGCCTACACCACGCAGATAGACTATAACCCCAAGGACCGCCTGCTCTACGCCTGGGACAATGGCCACCAAGTCACCTACCACGTCATCTTTGCCTACTGA
- the OLFML2B gene encoding olfactomedin-like protein 2B isoform X1, which yields MARPLPLLLCLAALGAGCRAESQPAGTAGPSAEPLQDEADNQENILSQLLGDYDKVKAVSEGSDCRCKCLVRPLGRGACQRINEGAFRAEDFYTVETITSGPSCKCACVAPPSALNPCEGDFRLKKLREAESSDLKLSSIVEMLESAFYGLDLLKLHSVTTKLVGRVERLEEGMSRNRTQEGQRAGASGEEALQDPPGRANCSRLLSNSLADIEGSLQRDAEAAYAHSEGKYEERFLKDETISQQINSVESLPELHLSLEEKKPEQLLQRKLRVRSRPPSKPTIVRGVTYYKAQSTESENDIEEQRELADELFSGDNTVDLLIEDQLLRPSSRAGEPVRKPSPVGWPPTPGIAPTTVPAAGTAVTPTVPLSPATPEPTAMNRLTPALEAVTAPAGLAQEGTPQLPGTASTGVATATENLLVATPTGGWGDTEPSPGAWVQANTPATPVSPAIPATPKEGLEEEDIRNIIGRCKDTLSTISGPTTQNTYGRNEGAWMKDPLAQEERIYVTNYYYGNTLVEFRNLDNFKQGRWSNSYKLPYSWIGTGHVVYNGSFYYNRAFTRNIIKYDLKQRYVAAWAMLHDVAYEESTPWRWRGHSDVDFAVDENGLWVIYPAISYEGFNQEVIVLSKLNAADLSTQKETTWRTGLRKNFYGNCFVICGVLYAVDSYNKRNANISYAFDTHTNTQIIPRLLFENEYAYTTQIDYNPKDRLLYAWDNGHQVTYHVIFAY from the exons ATGGCTCggccgctgccgctgctgctctgcctggccgCGCTGGGCGCCGGCTGCCGGGCGGAGAGCCAGCCCGCCGGCACGGCCGGGCCCTCGGCCGAGCCGCTGCAGGACGAGGCGGACAACCAGGAGAACATCCTCTCGCAG CTGCTAGGTGACTACGACAAGGTGAAGGCGGTGTCCGAGGGCTCCGACTGCCGCTGCAAATGCCTGGTCAGGCCCCTGGGCCGCGGCGCCTGCCAGAGGATTAACGAGGGCGCCTTCAGAGCCGAGGACTTTTACACGGTGGAAACCATCACGTCAGGGCCCAGCTGCAAGTGTGCGTGCGTGGCCCCCCCCTCAGCTCTCAACCCTTGCGAGGGCGACTTCAGGCTGAAGAAGCTGCGGGAGGCAGAAAGCAGCGACCTGAAG CTCTCCTCCATCGTCGAGATGCTGGAAAGTGCTTTTTATGGCTTAGACCTTCTGAAGCTGCACTCAGTCACGACCAAGCTGGTGGGTCGGGTGGAGAGGCTCGAGGAG GGCATGTCCAGGAACCGGACGCAGGAAGGCCAGCGGGCCGGAGCCAGCGGggaggaggctctgcaggaTCCCCCTGGCAGGGCAAACTGCTCCAGGCTCCTCAGCAACAGCCTGGCCGACATCGAGGGCTCTCTGCAGCGGGACGCCGAGGCTGCCTACGCCCACTCGGAG GGGAAATATGAAGAAAGATTCCTGAAGGATGAAACCATCTCCCAGCAGATCAACTCTGTGGAATCCCTCCCGGAGCTGCACCTCTCTCTGGAGGAGAAGAAGCCTGAGCAGCTCTTGCAGAGGAAGCTGCGGGTGAGGAGCCGGCCTCCTTCCAAGCCCACCATTGTCCGAGGGGTCACCTACTACAAAGCCCAGTCCACCGAGTCAGAGAATGACATCGAGGAGCAACGTGAGTTGG CGGACGAGCTCTTCAGCGGGGACAACACGGTGGATCTGCTGATAGAGGACCAGCTCCTGcggcccagcagcagggcaggcgaGCCCGTGAGAAAGCCCTCCCCAGTGGGGTGGCCGCCCACCCCTGGCATAGCTCCCACCACCGTGCCAGCTGCGGGCACTGCTGTGACACCCACGGTGCCGCTGTCCCCTGCCACGCCAGAGCCCACCGCCATGAACCGGCTGACCCCCGCCCTGGAGGCCGTCACTGCcccggcagggctggcacaggaggggaccccacagctgccaggcacGGCCAGCACAGGGGTGGCCACAGCCACAGAGAACTTGCTCGTGGCCACCCCCACTGGAGGCTGGGGTGACACGGAGCCCAGCCCGGGAGCTTGGGTCCAGGCAAACACCCCCGCAACGCCGGTGAGCCCGGCCATCCCTGCCACGCCAAAGGAGggcctggaggaggaggacatcAGGAACATCATTG GGCGCTGCAAGGACACACTGTCCACCATCTCGGGGCCCACCACCCAGAACACCTACGGGCGCAATGAGGGAGCCTGGATGAAGGACCCCCTGGCCCAGGAGGAGCGGATCTATGTCACCAATTACTACTATGGAAACACACTGGTGGAGTTCAGGAACCTTGACAACTTCAAGCAAG GTCGCTGGAGCAACTCCTACAAGCTCCCGTACAGCTGGATTGGGACAGGGCACGTTGTCTACAACGGTTCCTTCTACTACAACCGGGCCTTCACGCGCAACATCATCAAGTACGACCTGAAGCAGCGCTACGTGGCCGCCTGGGCCATGCTGCACGACGTGGCCTACGAGGAGTCCACCCCGTGGCGGTGGCGAGGCCACTCGGACGTGGACTTTGCCGTGGACGAGAACGGCCTGTGGGTCATCTACCCGGCCATCAGCTACGAGGGTTTCAACCAGGAGGTGATCGTGCTGAGCAAGCTGAACGCGGCCGACCTCAGCACCCAGAAGGAGACCACGTGGCGGACGGGGCTGCGCAAGAACTTCTACGGGAACTGCTTTGTCATCTGTGGGGTCCTGTACGCGGTCGACAGCTACAACAAGAGGAACGCCAACATCTCCTACGCCTTTGACACGCACACCAACACGCAGATCATCCCCAGGCTGCTCTTTGAGAACGAGTACGCCTACACCACGCAGATAGACTATAACCCCAAGGACCGCCTGCTCTACGCCTGGGACAATGGCCACCAAGTCACCTACCACGTCATCTTTGCCTACTGA